The DNA sequence GCTTACTTATGCCTAAAGAATTTAAGCCCTTCAGGACGGAAGACAACGCTTTTGCCTGGGGATCGTATGAACATGCCGCAGCCGCCATTTTGATCGCTCGCTTTGTCTCCATTCCCCTTTGGATACAGCGGGCTCGTTTTAGGACAGCAATTATAAGCGTAAGCAAATGCGCGAGAGCCtaaacttgttttgaaacaggTTTTACCTGTTCAAAGTTAATTAATTCGTCCACAGCGCTGGCGGCGGCTCGATCAAAGAATCAAACGgttgctcgcagtggtttctcttCCGTAGCGTCCGGCCTGCAGAAACCAGTGCTCGCAGGGTATACCTGGATTTGCGAggataagaaaaaacaaaggatttcaaaaatcgcttaaaacagtggatttatacctgccgaagcttgtggattgcaggacgacgtgattgtactttgtttggcgttgtcgacgacaccacgacgacgaaatttactcGTCGCGCTTGCACAGTACACTgtaactcacttccggtcgtcgtcatggttcttaagttccctttTGTTgaatagaggttcgttaaatcgaggttccactgtagttcaGTTCATACGGGGAAAAAAAGCGTCCTTTCCAATTCCTGTCcttcaggccccggttgttcaaacgttggatagcgctatccagcggataagtgttAGGCTTTCCAACTGCGTTATCGAGTGGATCgaaatttatccagtggatagcgctatccaccttttgaatagcctgcgagccgcagacgtatttccggtcgtcgcctcTCTCCCTCCGAAGAAAGCGTCTGCTCCCCGCACACTACCTTTTCAACAACTGGAGCGAGATTGGTTTGTGGTCACTCACGCTCTCGGCACTTATCGATCCGGCCCATAAGGTAGTAGCTAACCTGACCTAGTATTTATCACACCGCCACAAAAACGAATTTCCTTACCGGCTAAAACCTGCGTCAGTTCTAGCCGAAAGAGAGCTGAGAAGCCGTGTGGCATGCAACTTCACTTTTTGCGTAAGTCAAACATCGGTCAAACAAATGTGACAAGGTGTTTTAATTCTCGCGCGCCCgcgtggggggagggggaggtgggGAGTTTTTGagctgcaggaattttttttcgttatcaaattccttttatgaattttttttaggccatagcataaattttttttagggttaattggcgtgcatgatattttttttcatttcattttcccttgcgcgaatatttttttgtacttcgccccctcccccccccccccgccccccattAGTTTATTTAATGGACCGTCTCTTTAGGCCTCTGTTTCCCGTAGAGGCCCCCGCTGGtatttcaagaataaaataaatagggTACGGGTGTGATTTAGGAGGAGAAAATAGGCGGGAAattgtcccacgcgcgctttcCCCTCCTCAATAATAAAATTCTTgcgtttaaaccggccgtagggcacagagtggctatgaactaaagatAAGGGAGCTCTCAATCTCGTCCcaagggcttttccctcaagccctggggacgaagttggGGAGCTCTTTGAATGAACTTTTcacgtgatcatgattttttttcttagcgttgtagattcgaatacaagtgataaaattcgaacaataagggcccgaatcacatgtaataatgcaagaaatctCGACCTTCGTTACCTtaaaaggctactagtacagattgaaaaacaagaagacttcatatctttaagatttttgcatttatttggcatcagataatacactaaaaGTTCTAGTATATTCCAACCAAATGAcctcttggtgggggtgtgccgcccggttctccaaatcctggccctatttcagaccaaaaaatgttatttttcacacccgttttcagacctgtccttcaagaaattatgtcatcattacttagattacaacagcaacaatgcAATCCATTAGAATTcggatatttctttttctttcttactcatttggaactgaaacaataaatacGTTCGTACACTCCCGTAGTGCCCTCgtaaaccatacccgattccagagcAAAGTCtacaccctttttcagaccaaaaccaAGCAAAACCCTCCAGGAGGGCACATAGATTCGTAGGGGAGTACTTCCCCGGGCCCAGATAGTACAAACTATTTATTGGCATGTTCACTTGATATCTGCCATGTTTGTCCCGGAGAATCGATCTTTAGCGGACTATAAGAACTTGTTTGGCGATCCAGCAAACTTTAATATTCAGAGTAGCTAAACTGAGGCAAACGTCGAACTTATCACccagtttggttcgtctcatgaaaagttggACCTTTGGCCTTGGTTTTAgtcgatccaaactcattcaaaCAAACTTGACTGCGACAGAAGACAAACTTATTATGAACTTAATCCGTTCAGCTTGGATCGGGGGGTActgaacaaagttttatacagggaggtACCGCCCAAAGGTCCAACCCATTGCCCTCTAAAATActgtttttgacagaaaaggtagaAGCCCTTCCGTTATTCTAATTCTGATTGGTTTCGTTTTATCTGCAAAGGGGATGTTCCATCACGGCGGATGTGCAATTGTACTGGTGCTTGTGTTAAGATATAATCAAGGTGCGAATGTCAAGTGAACAAAgacagtaataataaaaagttcTCGGGTTAACGTTTTTTAAAGATGGCTCACGACGGCCGTTTTGAAAGCCTCCGCTGACTGCTTTTCAATGACACAATTTGGTAAAGATTTCCAGTCTCTGATTGTACGTCCAATTAAACTTTGTTgctatttgtttattttggcaTTAACTTGAAAGAATTGCCTAGTGCCCTGTCGCCTTTTAAATCATATACAGGGTATAGCTGATGACCAGAGACAACTTTGAAACATCATTGTGAGTCATGCAACTTTCCCCCTTTTCTTGAGTGTTGGTCATTTCAAATCATTGAGAGTTTTCGTGACAGTTCCAGGAGTGATCCTAtattctttttaacaaaacatgCCGCTAGTCTCTGCACACTCTCAATGTCATTTATCTACTTTTGAATGTGCGGGTCCCATGCGAAACATTCATATTCAAGCTGTGGTCTAACTAAAGCAAGATAGGCTTCCTCTTTAACGTTTTCTGGGCACTTAGTTAGGTTTCTTCTTATAAAGCCAATAAATCTGTTGGCTTTGTCTATAATTCCAGCAATATGAACATCCCAGTTTAGATCACTGGATAGCTCAACTCCGAGGTACAGCTTCCAAGGGTTCTCCGTGGATAGTGTATTGGTATTTAACTAGAGTTTTTGAGCCGGAGGCTCTTAGGATGGTGCATTACTTTACATTAAACGAGAGCTGCCATGTGTCCGCTCAGTGTGTAAATGTTTAGGTCTTGCTTTAGTGACTCTGCATCATTACAATCGCTTTGATTACACCATAAAATGCCGCGACGTCAGCGAAAAGGCCAATTTGTGCTTTTGTGTTTTCGCCGATATCGTGTATGTACAAAACGAACATGACTGGGCCCAACACAGTACCCCGGGGCACACCTGATCTCACGGgaatatttgatttcaggtGGTTAGCCATTGTTCGAGCCAGGCTTGAGATTTCCACGAATTCCGTAGAAATCTAATTTATTCAACAAGCGGCTATGGGGCACCGTGTCGAATGCCTTTGAAAAGTCGAGTAACAACAAATCACTTTATTGGCCAAGGTCAAGGTTACCTGCCACTGATTCAATAACTGTGATCAGTTGCATTTCATAAGAGTGCCGTTGTCTGAAGCCGTGTTGATAATGTACCAGAATAGAATTTGAATCAAGGTGATTCATGATGTGCCGGTATATAATTATGTTCCATTATCTTACAAGACACAGATGTTAGAGAAATCGGTCTGTAATTACTTGGCTCGCgcgatttctttttttgaaaactgggTTGTCATTTGCAGTGATCCAGTCACTTGGgacttgacctgttttgtaTTGATAGAGTAAAAATATACTGGAGAAATGGGGCAATGACAGGCGCAGCTTCTTTCAGAACCCAGCAAGAGAGATATTGTCAGCACCACGGGCCTTTTTGGCGTTAATGTTTCTTAACAAGCGTGTTATACCTGAAACTTCCAACTTCAGAGGGGGAATGTCTACGATCATAATAGGGCCCGTACTTAGGATGTTAAATCAGTAGATTCAGTTCATCTGTGAAAACTGAAGCAAATTGATCACTCAACTCTTGAGCTTTAATATATCCGTATATCTTCCTTTGAAAAAAGGATCCCTTTCTCATACCTAATTTAGAAcgttgcatcccttttaactgttaACTCTCTTTAAAGTataaataaatcacaaaaccagaaaatgTTCTCGACACAGCCATAAATTCTTCTAGCAACTTTAGGTCTTTTTACAGACAGATTTCCCTGCCCTTTcttatacttcaactagtgaagtATGAGAAGTGAAGTACTGCAGTGGAATCTCAGCTGGGTGAAAGACAAGACTGATCTCAGCTCATTCATGGCGGTTTTTTTGAGAACTATCTGATCACTGGTTATTCCACTGTATAAAGTCTTGAATGGCAGCTGAGAAGGAGGagttgaaccaatcaaaatgttGGAAACGAGGAGCCATCCTCCAGAGATGAAAAGTTGTTTTTTAATAAGGAAAAACAACCGTTTTTTAAGGCGGCAGATATACTTTAGGCAAAAACTGACCAGACAGCAAACAATGTCTCTTTTCTACTATGCCGAGGCAAATCTGTATAAttctttttagtatatactaaaacagtggatagtgtttttcgagcgctctgattggctactcaatcattGAATATACTGCACTATTCAGTGATTGACGTCCAGTTCCTCCAAGCGAGCGGCGCTAAACTCTCGTAAGCTGCGAgtaaaatgccttcccggtttgctgccgtaacaaaaaaagaaatttcacaaataatcaagGAAGCTGTTCCaaaaatacacgaagaaggtgacgaagttcggtttggaagttttcaggtaaagctttgtacttgtgacttgaaaaaaaaaacggtgaaaaagttttctgtttacaaatgcaaattaagcttaagtcttgcgtcaCTTTAtctagttgacttgttcataagtaagcttaaaactaaatttaataatctttttttacagaTTGATTttaaacaagagaggataaaggggacagagaaagcatcccccatacacaccctattccataggtaattcgtctcgagatatttttagaatcgggataaagttacctcgcgcggtgagtggatgtttcgtggaggtttcgcatgactaaacgccgtgcaaaacatgtcgggcgaaaggcaatgaaagcgtaaagagatcgagagcatttctgaatattgaagcgaaatgagtcggcgctcacttgggaaaagggaatcgctgcaCTCTTTggcaacccgtgaaatcagtttaactcgaagttatcgtaacctcagtgcctaataaaatgagaaatttcgccggtctattgaaaccggtcgtttgtacaataaagcaattagggcgccaagtgttatttttgttgaataataaaagactataataaaagaataaatatcaaaccagaaattgctctcttcaaaaagtagattataaatgatcctgagagaatattcacttgttaaggatttccctgctgtactgttagctctatacaagagaggaagggcgattcttttttaatttccattccgctgacaccgctttagtagaaatctctctttagtcgttttcgtcgacaaaacgaatagcaatatcgctctacgcgtcttccgccattttttcagcgtcaattgcgtgcctctgagcgtgggtcatcaacgcggaacacattcgcgctatgtgattggctgttgtttaatcccccttgggatctgtggtcttaaaaataactcgagacgaattacctatggaatagggtacGTATGGGgtatgccttctctgtccccttcatcctctcttgattttaaataaaaaaaagaattcacgactccttttgaagaaattttccgcaagagctaaacaaatgccctcaaaagttttatttgccggcaagaaaaagtGACGACCGCAGCCGttcggtcattacgcgccaaaattgtaatcgttgcaggcaacagtaaatgagttaaaaatcatcattttagtgttcaattatctcactgttttagtatatactaaaacagttattcatctcagtgtcggtggctagtggtggtaatttacctcgccgcttcgcggccccTGTAAATATCTTCCACCACTAGCCACTTCCACTACGGTGAATAAGTGTTGTATATCACACTTATCCTTATCCAGTAGTTTATagcgaagcgcgccagcggcACCAtaggtaagaaaatgaagtaatctacccatccgagaaaatttgataatcacatgaccgtacaccgaccgagcgaccatccgtccgcaccacaggcataccaatgtaaaataactcaatcaacaggtatggcaacccaaatgcaactcgaggctattttggcgggaaatcgcatagccacccgcgtcttgtaaaaCAGAGGCAGCTAAAGaatcaataaagacgaaaacggaaagcggcaattgtttctgtatccgtgttgtctaaagtatttagCTTAGATGAATTGTcgtgtccacaaatttggaatatagagcaggagaaagacagagagaaagagaaagcaggcggcaggccagcgaaggtCAACGAGAAAGAGGACGACAGAGCCTAAAGCGAgggattaaaaacaaaggagacatttttttgttggaagaataacatgaaaattttgtagcggcggtgacaaaatgagaaatgctagcggccaccaatgcaaggtaaaagtgagcggcagtgaaaaaaaaagtggacGACAACACGTTCGAcacttcctccataaaacatgtaactaagaagtttctggaagtttcctAATTAATCGACGGCCACTAAGCTAGCCAAAATACGCTGCGTAAGCAGGTTACATATCGCCAAAAAATTTCAGCtttaaaaaccaaagaaaagaagaaatccaAATTGCAAAAATTTCAGGGTGGATGGGTGAAGCTCGGTCTATGGTTCAACTTGGTCGTTACGTAAGCGTAACGCGACCGTTCTCAATTAAACCCTCGATCCTCCGAATTCCAAGTGATACTCCACGAGAAAACCAATTTCGTTCTTCTAGTGAAACAGGGGtaaaaggtttctttttgttATGTGGACTGTCTCGTGGTTCGGTTTTGTTTGAATTCGTTAGTGAATTTTGCAAAGcgtttttgttgactttttatTAGGTTAGGTTCAGGGGAAGGGATAGGgcgggggaggagggggggggggagcttcgGTTCCCATTAAGtgtttcaaaataattaaaaatggaCGCGAAAGAAATCGCGAAAAGGTCACAAAGACTGAAAGGAAAAGTGTAAATTTCGATGGCAACAAACACAGACTCCGTACGGGCACAGAAAGCACAGACAAGACTTTAAAAAAGCTGCCCTAACCGAGTTAAAGGGGGAGAAAGGCCGGATATGTTGTCTATTTTGGATGTTAATCGTCATTGGCTGGGAAACTAAAAAATCACTCAGCTGGTTTTTGCAATTTAGATGGGAGCCGGGGGTGGAAGTCGAAGTTTTTATGAGACTCGTGAGTCAAATTACTATTAGGGTCGACCTTACTTCAGTTGAGTTCGACTACTGGGTTACCAACGTCGAACTTGGCTAAGCGTCAAACTAAGCTCAAAAGTTATAAAGGGCGTGACACATTATAAAGTCGTCGGTGGAAGCCTGCTTTGCAGAAACCCGTTTATAACAGACAAATCTCTTTGTTCCGACAAACAGCTCAATATACTAATTTGTAATGATAAACAGCATTTTACGGAAAGCCAGATAACACAAACACTTAAATGGCACGTACCCTTGATGTGTGTATGTTTGCCCCCTAGAAGATCTGCACATTTCCCAGGGGCGTGGCCAGTattttttcagaggtacgcACAAATCACCAAATACCCCTGTCCCCCCTGTCCCCCACCCCACACCAAGGTAAGGTTACTGTAAGCCTAAGCGTTTATGACGTCTCTagaaatttggaaaattctTTGTAGCCTTTTTGAGTTTATATCTAACAATTACCTTTAATTCCTCAGTGTTTTATAGAGTAAACAGTTCTTCCAACGAATCATGATGCTTTCCTCCTTCGATAATAAGTGTTTGCGGTAAAACCAAAATGAAAGTGTCACGTTCATGAATGTAGGGTGCTTTAAAATATTGATGGCGAGGGTAGCAAATACGTCACTATTTAAAggaattcgcgttttttcaaacttttgcgttttttccaacttgctgaaaacaacaaatgaataGCAGAATTTCACTGGAGTTGAATCCTTGGGGACCGCACCCAAGTTTGAACTggagatgaaaaaaattatcatcgTGTGTTTATTTTCACGCCCTCCAAACAGCGTCCCGTAAAAAAatttcacgtcgtggtcgtgcacGGCAAAGGAATTTACCAAACAACGTGCTACACgtgcaaaatttgttgttttgacgTGGTTGTTCTCGTTGCTATCGCTGTCTTCCTTGCTAAAGCCACTCAGTTTTATCGATGTGTGTAAACTGTTGGGAATCCGAATGCGTTTTTTTGTATGAGGGCTCTATTAACGCTAACGAAATGATCAGAATATCCTCAACAAAATAAGTCCGGAATCCTAAATCCGAAATATTTATGAATCCTCTAGTGTAACCGTAGCGCCTACGCGAACAATCCAGTGGTATCTCAGACTTTTATGTGCAAATGTGTGATTCCTTTACCATTATTTTCCACATTACTTTTAACCGAGGAAGATCCCTGCGTTAATTTTGATGTAATCTTGCCCTTCTTCGTCTAGTGCGTATAAGAGAGGCCGAAGTGAAAACAACGCGTTTAGGCTTTAAACCATCCAGCTTTGCTGTTTGCACATTCCCCCGCTGTTTGTCTAAATATATACAATTAAAGATTCGGTCcaccaagagccattatgaTTCTTGGGTCCACCAGTGAATCACGTCTCTTTCCTGAAAGCCGACTTTCgggtgtaaaaagaaaaatcaaacagTCCGTTGTGAAATGAATTGAGCCGAACTgtgcttttaaaataattaactttcATCTATCTTATCCTttgtatctttttcttttcattattcACTTTTGTatctcattattttttttttttttaccctcgaCTTTTAAatggtagctacgcccctggttCCTATCCGTCTGAAGCGGACTAGAAGAACCTGTTTGTCGATCCGGCAAACTTTGATATTCTGACGAGCTAAACTGAGACAAACACCAAACATATCATGAACTTATTCCGTTCAGTTTCGATCGTCTCATGAAATGTTCGAAGCCTGACCCGCCTGAGCCTCAGTTTGCTTGCTTCTAAATAAACTCTCTGTTTGGATAATTTAATATTTAGAGACTTTAAAGTGCATGCGACACAATTGAAAGCCACAATGCCGTGGCATGAGTATTTTGTGGCTTTATTTAAGGAGGTACTTGAAAAAAGaatacaataaacaaaaacgGATATAAGGCTTACTGGAAACgataaatataagaaaaatctcTCGTAACAGCTATAACTTGTTTATGCTATAGAAATCGCTTGATAATCAAGGTACTTTCATCCAAGTCAGCAATGGGACCATTTGCGCGATGGCGTTATTTTACTGTACTAGTTCTTTCACCACCAGAATCCATTTCGTTTTTCCTtccatatttaaattttgtaatcacagcgaggtttaaataacaaagagGGTGTCAATGGGGCATAGCTGTAGTCAGTAAACAGCTAAAAATATTCTACTTGGTCTGTAAACAGCTAAATAACACTAGTTAGGCAGTAAGCAGCAAAAAACGTTTAGTCAGTTAATTGGCATGATTGAGAGTCCCGCAGACGTTAAAATTGTTTATGGGTTGGGGTTCCCAAATCAGTCACTCCACAAAGACTCCCAAGTTCTCTCCCACTTTTCCAGGATGCAATGCACTGGTTTGTCATATTTTCCTTAACACTTTATTAAATCAGTCTGAAGTGAATTATTTCTTACAAATCCAGCCTAACCGACGCTCTTATTTGTCTTCCGTGGTTGAGCCTGGACGACAGCACCACTCTTCTCTTCATCCCTTTTTCTGTGAAtaaaattcttgaaaaaaaagcaCTCAATGACATCTGAATTTCTATACACAGTCATTGTCCCGCTTATCataactaaaacaaaattctcTAATCTAATTGGCTATAGGCAGCCCAGATTTCAGAATTAAGAGGACGATGTAATAGGAAAGTACATGTCGTGCGTAAGTATAATTGGACAGAAAAATGCAGTATGCGCCATTGCACGCGCACTCTTGAATGTGTCCTGAAGGTAAGGCAAGGGAATCGGTAATAAAACTTCTTGTACAATTAACAATCTGTAATTTATACTTATCAGAGGATTAAACAAATGCGATTCCCGCTTAAAGCGGCTGCACGCGCTTCCGATTTTGTTTTATCGCTCATAAGATTACAAGCGGAACTAGACTTCATTTAGTATCAGGCCGCATTATAAGCAGTACAAACACCTATTTGCAAGATCACGCAAGCAAAGAGGTATACTGAGAAAATaaaccattttacagttgtggacttaTAATAACCTAGTCTTCACGTTAAGCATAAGAACAACGTGATTGACACAAGCAAGCAgaaagggttgtatcaaaacaagacTCCTTCTTTTTAACTGTGAAATGGTTGTCTGTTTCCCTTTGAATTGAGAGGCATAACCGCACGCAGTTCGAATGCAGGCTCAACCACAGAATGGCGCAGTCGCATATACGTCAGCGAACAGACTAGAGTGTAGGAAAGATTGACAAGTACGTCTCTATCATTCTGTCTCACCATATCGTCTTTTTATTTCAGCAAGTCTTCATTTGTTTGAATCAATTCCTAACTTTTGGGTCTACTTCGCTGTGTATACGCTTAAACAATTACCTGTTTTTATACGTTTGTCAGTtaatattttgtaatttatacGTTTATGATAGTGAAAAAAGGCCTTTATACGTTAAACAGTTAACCCAATTGGCACCCacaacaaaagctctaatttggTAATAGTAGTAAATGACGTCGTTAATTATAACCTTTTATTTATGGTCCTCGCTCTTTGTCGAAAGACGTTTTTTGTAAATGAGTAAATTGGCGAGTTAAAAAGTTGAAACTTCTACAGCCACTGAAGACTATTAATAGAAACAGACATCAACACACAAACATTTTAGCGAACGTAAATTTTCCAGAAATCACCAGTGGTCACGCCAACCTTCAGATCATCGCATTCCCATCTTTTCGCCACGCCCCCACTGTAGTCAATATGATTAAGCGCCCAATGAgcataatgaaaagaaaaagcaggGTGGTCGTATAATCTGTCTTGATCCAATTCATAGCCCCATTTACCAACCATCATAACGCCACTTTCCTTTCCCCAATTTTTGCAAGCACCTGCTAACTTTGAGTTGTCATTCTCCATTCTATCGTATGAGCCACACGAGGCGGGCTGGACATCCGTCTGACCGCTGAAGTACTGGACTACAGCTTCACCAGCGCTGTTATCAGCAGTGGTCACGTGGAACGTACGTCCATTGTTTTTACTGCAGTGGAATCTCAGTTGAGTGAAAGACAAGAGTGTTCTCAGCTCATTCATGGCGGTTTTTGTGAGAACCATCTGATCACTGGTTATTCCACGGTATGAAGTCTTGACTGGCAGGTGATAGGGAGGAGTTGAACTTTCCATCGTGATGTTGGAAATAAGAAGCCAGCCTcctgaaataaaaatgtgaaaataaagAGGTATTTTATTAAAGTTCTACATTCTGTAAAATCAATAAGAATGGCTGTTTTAATGGCGAAGCTTGACGTGCGCGCTTCTAACTACCCGAGAAAATTCGTCTGCACAACAAGGAAACCAATAttaaatctcacactttctagctactttgggagcctgcaacctgatatagCACATCCATGTATTGGTCAGTTGAccgctgtcaaaacagggtatccgctgagcAGTATctcttgaccgtatcgcgggcttaTTTCTTGACTCATCGAgtgtacgtttttttttttaatttatccaCAGAGAATTTAATAGTTTTCAAATATTCGCAGACTCAAACTCAATTTTGTTTCAATGCACAGGAAATAAGTTGTGTTTATGAGCtgaacaattaaaattttgatttcaaactgactttgAACGCGAAAATTTAGTTAGTTTTTAACACGCAGGGAAGGCAGATGCTTTTAGCATTTCTCACCATAGTCATGCGTTGGCCATGCTCTACTCACAATTTTTTGTCcgtttggtcaaaatttgacaggtgaattGATGTGGAAATATTTTGCA is a window from the Porites lutea chromosome 10, jaPorLute2.1, whole genome shotgun sequence genome containing:
- the LOC140950368 gene encoding uncharacterized protein, whose translation is MTTDGGGWLLISNITMESSTPPYHLPVKTSYRGITSDQMVLTKTAMNELRTLLSFTQLRFHCSKNNGRTFHVTTADNSAGEAVVQYFSGQTDVQPASCGSYDRMENDNSKLAGACKNWGKESGVMMVGKWGYELDQDRLYDHPAFSFHYAHWALNHIDYSGGVAKRWECDDLKVGVTTGDFWKIYVR